From Psychrobacillus sp. FSL K6-2836, a single genomic window includes:
- a CDS encoding transcriptional regulator: MNVKLRKDSWTEEEDNLLKEIILNKINEGHTQISGFQEASVLLGRSKQACAFRWNKNLRPQIMKKEHKPTSYSTKELADSSSLQNHLQLAMESYDEMRHSYDEISSAYNLLKNDYEQLLNWVKQGITHIERK; the protein is encoded by the coding sequence ATGAATGTAAAATTGAGAAAAGATAGTTGGACTGAGGAAGAAGATAATCTTCTAAAAGAAATAATTTTGAATAAAATTAATGAAGGTCACACGCAGATTTCAGGTTTTCAAGAAGCGAGTGTACTGCTAGGACGATCCAAACAGGCATGTGCATTCCGATGGAACAAAAATCTACGCCCTCAAATTATGAAAAAGGAACATAAACCAACCTCTTATTCTACGAAAGAATTAGCGGATTCTTCCTCTCTTCAAAACCATTTGCAATTGGCAATGGAAAGTTATGATGAGATGAGGCACTCTTATGACGAAATTTCAAGCGCATATAATTTATTGAAAAATGATTATGAACAGCTATTAAACTGGGTTAAACAAGGTATTACTCATATCGAGCGCAAGTAA